A region of Mauremys mutica isolate MM-2020 ecotype Southern chromosome 2, ASM2049712v1, whole genome shotgun sequence DNA encodes the following proteins:
- the RNF125 gene encoding E3 ubiquitin-protein ligase RNF125 produces the protein MRVHLRTCQQYIEKYGPLQELGDTVTRYACPFCQCELHEDDLMDHCLTYHRTERRAVYCPICRLIPGGDPSCFSRNFIRHLQLRHTFYHEDYIDINIVEEVLIENVLHQSFLEYVQVNHSNST, from the exons ATGAGAGTTCATTTAAGGACTTGTCAGCAATATATAGAAAAATATGGACCTCTACAAGAGCTTGGAGACACAGTAACAAG ATATGCCTGTCCATTTTGCCAGTGTGAGTTGCATGAAGATGATCTAATGGACCATTGTCTCACTTATCATAGAACAGAAAGGAGAGCAGTG TACTGTCCAATTTGTCGTTTAATACCTGGTGGAGATCCAAGCTGTTTTAGCAGGAATTTTATAAGGCATCTTCAGCTCAGACACACATTCTACCATGAAGACTACATA GATATAAACATAGTAGAAGAAGTCCTTATTGAAAACGTTCTACACCAGTCATTTTTAGAATATGTGCAAGTGAATCATTCAAACAGCACATAA